The DNA window TCTTTCACCACAGGCAATACCCAGGTAGTTATTTCCCCAGGACCATTAGACAGTATAATTAGGTCAAATCCTGCCAATCGTCTCTACCCTCCTTGGCGGCACACTGTTAGCCTATTATCAATCTATTGTTAGCTATTTGGCCTATTTTTGGTTTATTTTCCACCCCCCAGTCACCCTTCCCCGTCTCTATAACACTACTCTAGCCCACTATATCATCATAGTCCCATCGTCAAACACCCAACTCTCAATTAACCTCCCACCGGACAGCCCCTGATAACAGTCTATAATTGGTATTTGAGTGCTAGTACTTAGGTTTACAGCCAGTAAATGAGATAATATAAGTGCCATTGTGAAAGTTTATGTCCAGTCAATAAGAAAACCAAAACTACAACGCACACCCGTCTCCCCGGTACCCATGATAAAATAAGCGTCTGAGCAATTGTATTTCCTAACACCAGATAACTTGGATGATTCGGGAAAAAATTTCTTAAATGTGGGGAGGGGGTATCTACTGTATTTCTGATGCCTCAAGTGCAAAGTGGGGAGGATTTGCCCATTAGACAATTGTTAAACAAAACAATAGACAACTGTTGAACAACTGGTAGCATTTGGATTTAGATAGTAACACCTGGGGAAGTGATAACCAATGGTTGTAAATAAATTTGAGGGAGAAAACAAAAGCAATGAAGAAATGCAATTAGACTCCCAGTTGGGAGGGTGTTGTCAATTTTTGCTGGAAAATTATGTGGATGGAATTGCCTTGGTAAAGGAGGAAAAATTCATCTACCTAAACAAAAGCTATAGGCAACTGTTGGGTTATCAACAGGAGGATTTACTAGGAAAACACTGGTGGTCGGTATATACTGAATCGGAAATAGTGAGAATCCAAAGGGAGATTATTCCCATTTTCCAGGAAAAGGGTTTTTGGCGAGGAGATGTTAAAACCCTGAAAAAAAACCGAGAGGAAATTTGGCTAGAGGTATGCTGGCAAAAAATCCCGGGAGATATAACCGTTTGTTACTGTAAAGATGTAAAGGAGAGGAGGAAAGTAGAAGAAGAATTAACTCGTAATAGAGACTTGTTGGCTATTATATCCCAAGCCCAGTCTGAGTATGTAGCTAATGGAGACATTCAGAGTCTTTTTGATAATCTCCTGGAAAAACTCCTTCTGTTGACTGATAGTGAATTTGGGTTTATAGGCGAATTGAAACACCCCGAGGAAGACACCAACAGCCACCCCCCCCACCATAAACCCTATCTCAAAATCCACTCCCTGGGTAGCATTTCTCGACACAATGGCAAGTCAATCCGCCTATATGACGAAAAACAGGGAAGGGGAATGGAAATGTCTGACTTCAACAACCTATTCGGACAAGTTATCCTAACGGGCAAACCGGTAATCTGTAATGATTATAACGCCTATGAGCGCAAAAAAGGAACCCCTAAGGGACACCCCCCCCTCTCCACCTTTATGGGATTACCCTTCATCCACCAAAACAGAATAATAGGGATGGCCGGTTTTGCTAATCGCCCCGGCGGCTATAATCAGGAATTGGTAGAATATCTACAACCTTTTGTTTCCGTTTGTAGTAGTCTGATTGCCTCCCATAAAAGCGATACCCTTCGCAGAGATTCAGAGAGAAAATTACAGCTGCGGGAAAAAGAAGCGAGAAAACAGGAAAAATTCATCAGGAGTCTCTACAAAATTTGCGCCTCCCCTCTTCTAGACTTTCAGAAAAAACTACAAGTCATTTTTGTCTTGGGGAGAAGGTTTTTCGGTATGGATGTTGCCATGCTAACGGAAATAGACGAAGAATACTGTCATGTAAAGGAATGGCAGTCTAGTAAAAAATACCGACGATTATTTCAGGGGGAAATCAAGGTAAAAAACGACCAATCCTTATGTTTTATAACATACCAAAGTGAAGAGCCTTTTGCCATAGAGTCTCTCAGTCAATCCACCCTTTCCACCCCCCTTCGAGATTTGGGTGTTGAATCCTATGTAGGAGCTAGATTTGAAGTTTTTAGTAATACAAAAGGAACTATCTGTTTCTTTTCCATCCACCCAAAAAGAGTAAAAATTACTAGTACAATTAAGGAACAAATACGTTTGATGGCAAGGTGGGTGGGTTATGAGTTGGAAAGAGAAACCTCTCAGGGGCTTATTGAGAATCAGTTAAAACAAGAAATACTCCTACGCCGGATAATACAGGACATTAGGGCTAGTATAAACTTTGAGCAATTATTTCAAAACGCTGCCACCACCCTCCTCAACGTCTTCCAGGCTAATCGCTGTCAGGTATTCACCTACTCCAAGTTGGCCTCCCCACCCTTGAAACTGGAAGCAGAAGCCTGTAGTGAAAACATCCAACCCATGTCTAGTTGTCTGATAGACTTAACTCAGAATAACCCCCACTTTGAGGCTGTTATCGCCTCTGACGAGGTAATAGCAAGTAATAATGTCTATGAGGACCCCCTATTGCGAGCCATGATACCATATTGCCAACAAATTGGACTAAAATCCATATTGGCAGTACGTACATCTTATAAGGGGGAGGTAAATGGGATTATAGGCTTACACCAGTGTGATAGATTTCGAGATTGGACAGCAGAGGAAATATCCCTCTTAGCAATAGTAGCAGAACAGATGGGGATTGCCATCAGTCAGGCCAAACTTTTACAACAGGAAAAACAACAAAGGGAATTATTGGAAAAACAAAACAAGGCTTTACAAGAAGCAGAGAAAAAAGCCAAGGCAGCCAGCAAGGCAAAAACCGAATTTCTTGCCTGTATGAGTCATGAAATGCGTACTCCCCTCAATGGTATCATTGGCATGGCACAACTGCTACTCACCACTAATCTTAACCCCGAACAACGAGATTTTGTAGAGATAATCAATCAAAGTGGTAATATTCTTTTAACAATCATCGGCGACATCCTCGACTTAGTGAAAATAGAATCCCAGAAAGTAGAATTACAGACAGAGGATTTCAACATCCACCACTGCATCGAGTCTGTCATTTCCACAGTAGAATTAGAGGCGGAGAGGAAGAAACTAAATCTAGTTTATATTGCCAACCCGAGGAGTCATTGCTGGTTTAGGGGGGATGTCAATCGTCTTAGACAGGTAATTCTAAATCTGGTAAGCAATGGCATCAAATTCACCCCTTCAGGGGAGGTGGTAGTCAGACTGACTGTAGAAGACAAGAAGGGAGACAAAACGGCATTAGTGAAAATATCTGTGGAGGATACAGGCATAGGCATTCCACCCCAGCAAATGCAACGAATTTTTGAAGCCTTCACCCAAGTTGACTCCTCTTCTACCCGTCGTCATGGGGGTACTGGTTTAGGCCTAACCATCAGCAAAAAACTGGTAGAATTAATGGGGGGCAGTATAACGGTAGAAAGTCAGATAGGCAAGGGCTCAAAGTTTACCATATTCTTACCCCTAGAAAAAGTTTCCCCTGGAGAAGGAGAAGACAATACTAGTCTAGCCCTTTTAGAAGAATTGAAGGG is part of the Geminocystis sp. M7585_C2015_104 genome and encodes:
- a CDS encoding response regulator translates to MVVNKFEGENKSNEEMQLDSQLGGCCQFLLENYVDGIALVKEEKFIYLNKSYRQLLGYQQEDLLGKHWWSVYTESEIVRIQREIIPIFQEKGFWRGDVKTLKKNREEIWLEVCWQKIPGDITVCYCKDVKERRKVEEELTRNRDLLAIISQAQSEYVANGDIQSLFDNLLEKLLLLTDSEFGFIGELKHPEEDTNSHPPHHKPYLKIHSLGSISRHNGKSIRLYDEKQGRGMEMSDFNNLFGQVILTGKPVICNDYNAYERKKGTPKGHPPLSTFMGLPFIHQNRIIGMAGFANRPGGYNQELVEYLQPFVSVCSSLIASHKSDTLRRDSERKLQLREKEARKQEKFIRSLYKICASPLLDFQKKLQVIFVLGRRFFGMDVAMLTEIDEEYCHVKEWQSSKKYRRLFQGEIKVKNDQSLCFITYQSEEPFAIESLSQSTLSTPLRDLGVESYVGARFEVFSNTKGTICFFSIHPKRVKITSTIKEQIRLMARWVGYELERETSQGLIENQLKQEILLRRIIQDIRASINFEQLFQNAATTLLNVFQANRCQVFTYSKLASPPLKLEAEACSENIQPMSSCLIDLTQNNPHFEAVIASDEVIASNNVYEDPLLRAMIPYCQQIGLKSILAVRTSYKGEVNGIIGLHQCDRFRDWTAEEISLLAIVAEQMGIAISQAKLLQQEKQQRELLEKQNKALQEAEKKAKAASKAKTEFLACMSHEMRTPLNGIIGMAQLLLTTNLNPEQRDFVEIINQSGNILLTIIGDILDLVKIESQKVELQTEDFNIHHCIESVISTVELEAERKKLNLVYIANPRSHCWFRGDVNRLRQVILNLVSNGIKFTPSGEVVVRLTVEDKKGDKTALVKISVEDTGIGIPPQQMQRIFEAFTQVDSSSTRRHGGTGLGLTISKKLVELMGGSITVESQIGKGSKFTIFLPLEKVSPGEGEDNTSLALLEELKGRTALIISDSPSTVEMLAWQTETLGLRNQICLSSQFSPCLLENVAVVVVDYPLLNYDHQVLYNTLRQHNGGFYLLWLIPVSLRNQLHFFQQDSKSSLIAKPVKQFQVYHTLKRLLSSPGKTETIVDSHSQGKPSMRILLVEDNPVNQKVTKLMLKKLGYVQVDVAGDGNEAVKMVQQNQYEIVLMDVQMPGVDGISATRQIRNLGDKIHQPWIIAMTASAMEEDRMECLQAGMNDYLAKPVKIEHIAQALQNVSAPLKG